The Dioscorea cayenensis subsp. rotundata cultivar TDr96_F1 chromosome 19, TDr96_F1_v2_PseudoChromosome.rev07_lg8_w22 25.fasta, whole genome shotgun sequence genome includes a window with the following:
- the LOC120249671 gene encoding YTH domain-containing protein ECT4 isoform X2, giving the protein MEMYNGSDRLVTETYMMPGTGLNPQLASTPPLEDIDYMGNETAPEVLLDQGLYYPSAANYYGYYCTGFESPSELDDHHMFFGIDGQDLQSGLQTDGTPYVYYSPSYEYAQSPYNPYNPYIPGAVGYDSPFIGTQQYATGSLYQQPISSPAYFPVVVQSNSDIAPNSYSGHLTSSNGSTVMNRVDSATLKHTPRASSASADSNLQKFGSGYPTSLPFESSSHPPQSLSKLAEGLLSNKTHSKQSSSHGAITSGRNHQVPQAGSSGSIQATHRISNDRAPSVNDPFKGSLLSGNGIGSFGSNSHVWDAPDKFGPGIQFNSAITNGDRNTRMLYDQSRAPRTNRSKVQKPSMITVKAYRNKVGAGDAHGNIVIQTDKYNRDDFALDYSEAKFFVIKSYSEDDVHKSIKYNVWSSTPNGNKKLDSAYNEAQMISAGKPRHCPVFLFFSVNASGHFCGVAEMVGPVDFSKDMEFWQQDKWIGSFPIKWHIIKDVPNTSLRHIILENNENRPVTSSRDTQEVPYLPGLSMLHIFKNSSPGTSLLDDFMFYEERQKIMEEERSRLPRRGYSKPFALASSAQSYRPSDSAYLGGPALSQNQLNGPVNELLHLDEYQSHVAVENGTQNNAEQQNGIAHLPEKFGKLDLTAVQTSKEVAKQSGVFVKEKAVLNGSAKQLYEADGKEPIFLTKNSPITIKKSNELGGPKKAVSPECHPKVDKEDTSPELAHTNDVESVFQIGSITIYPEGGKTNSSLQGPRESYSEDVVTVGSMRIKVNKDGQSSLIEKS; this is encoded by the exons ATGGAGATGTACAATGGTTCTGATAGATTAGTCACCGAGACATACATG ATGCCTGGTACTGGATTGAACCCACAGCTTGCATCAACCCCACCTCTTGAAGATATTGATTACATGGGTAATGAAACAGCACCAGAGGTGCTTCTCGACCAGGGCCTATATTATCCCTCTGCTGCCAACTATTATGGGTACTACTGTACAG GATTTGAATCACCTAGTGAACTGGATGACCACCATATGTTTTTTGGGATAGATGGTCAAGATCTCCAGTCG GGTTTGCAAACTGATGGCACACCATATGTATATTACTCTCCTAGCTATGAATATGCACAGTCTCCTTACAATCCTTACAATCCTTACATACCTGGTGCTGTTGGGTATGACAGCCCATTTATAGGAACACAACAATATGCTACAGGCTCCTTATATCAGCAACCCATATCTTCACCTGCGTATTTCCCAGTTGTTGTCCAATCAAATTCAGATATTGCACCAAACAGTTATTCGGGTCATTTGACTTCAAGCAATGGTTCAACAGTTATGAATAGAGTTGATAGTGCTACTTTAAAGCACACCCCTCGTGCATCATCTGCCAGCGCAGATTCTAATTTGCAGAAGTTTGGTTCAGGCTATCCAACATCTTTGCCTTTTGAATCTTCTTCTCACCCACCTCAAAGCCTGTCTAAGCTAGCAGAAGGGTTATTGAGCAACAAGACGCACAGTAAGCAGTCCTCATCTCACGGAGCTATAACATCTGGCAGAAACCATCAGGTTCCACAG GCTGGAAGTTCTGGTTCTATTCAAGCAACACATCGCATCTCAAATGATCGAGCTCCATCTGTTAACGACCCATTCAAAGGTAGCTTGCTTAGTGGTAATGGCATTGGAAGTTTTGGATCCAATTCTCATGTATGGGATGCACCAGACAAGTTTGGTCCTGGAATCCAATTTAATAGTGCTATTACCAATGGGGATAGAAATACAAGGATGTTGTATGATCAAAGTCGGGCTCCAAGGACAAACAGATCCAAAGTTCAGAAGCCTTCAATGATCACAGTCAAAGCATACAGGAACAAAGTCGGTGCTGGTGATGCACACGGTAACATTGTCATTCAGACAGACAAGTATAATAGAGATGATTTTGCTCTTGATTATTCAGAAGCCAAGTTCTTTGTCATCAAGTCAtatagtgaagatgatgtgCATAAAAGCATAAAATATAACGTCTGGTCAAGCACTCCCAATGGAAACAAAAAGCTTGATTCTGCATACAATGAAGCGCAGATGATCTCTGCTGGGAAGCCAAGACATTGCCctgtctttcttttcttttct GTTAATGCAAGCGGACATTTCTGTGGTGTTGCAGAGATGGTTGGTCCGGTTGACTTTTCCAAAGACATGGAATTTTGGCAGCAAGATAAATGGATCGGTAGCTTTCCTATCAAGTGGCACATTATAAAGGATGTGCCAAATACTAGTTTACGGCACATCATACTAGAGAACAATGAAAATAGGCCTGTCACCAGCAGCAGAGACACCCAAGAG GTGCCATATTTACCAGGCTTGAGTATGCTGCacatattcaaaaatagctCTCCGGGGACTTCTTTACTTGATGACTTCATGTTCTATGAAGAACGGCAGAAAATTATGGAGGAAGAAAGGTCAAGGCTACCCCGCAGAGGCTACAGCAAGCCATTTGCATTGGCATCCTCTGCTCAATCCTACAGGCCCAGTGATTCTGCTTACTTAGGTGGGCCAGCATTGTCCCAGAATCAACTTAATGGTCCAGTTAATGAGCTCTTGCATCTGGATGAATATCAATCCCATGTTGCAGTAGAAAATGGAACCCAGAACAATGCAGAACAACAAAATGGCATTGCTCATCTTCCtgaaaaatttggaaaattagACCTCACAGCTGTTCAGACATCGAAAGAGGTTGCAAAACAGTCAGGTGTTTTTGTTAAAGAGAAAGCTGTTCTGAATGGTTCGGCCAAGCAGCTTTACGAAGCGGATGGAAAAGAACCTATTTTCCTGACAAAAAATTCTCCAATAACTATCAAAAAATCTAATGAACTTGGTGGTCCAAAGAAGGCTGTTTCTCCAGAATGTCATCCAAAAGTCGACAAAGAGGACACAAGTCCTGAGTTAGCACATACCAACGATGTGGAATCTGTGTTTCAGATTGGCTCTATCACCATTTATCCCGAGGGAGGTAAAACTAATTCATCTCTTCAAGGGCCAAGAGAGAGCTATTCAGAAGATGTTGTCACTGTAGGCTCAATGCGAATCAAGGTTAACAAGGATGGCCAATCTTCGCTGATTGAAAAATCTTGA
- the LOC120249671 gene encoding YTH domain-containing protein ECT4 isoform X1 gives MAGGFAVSSDRSPYLSAGMEMYNGSDRLVTETYMMPGTGLNPQLASTPPLEDIDYMGNETAPEVLLDQGLYYPSAANYYGYYCTGFESPSELDDHHMFFGIDGQDLQSGLQTDGTPYVYYSPSYEYAQSPYNPYNPYIPGAVGYDSPFIGTQQYATGSLYQQPISSPAYFPVVVQSNSDIAPNSYSGHLTSSNGSTVMNRVDSATLKHTPRASSASADSNLQKFGSGYPTSLPFESSSHPPQSLSKLAEGLLSNKTHSKQSSSHGAITSGRNHQVPQAGSSGSIQATHRISNDRAPSVNDPFKGSLLSGNGIGSFGSNSHVWDAPDKFGPGIQFNSAITNGDRNTRMLYDQSRAPRTNRSKVQKPSMITVKAYRNKVGAGDAHGNIVIQTDKYNRDDFALDYSEAKFFVIKSYSEDDVHKSIKYNVWSSTPNGNKKLDSAYNEAQMISAGKPRHCPVFLFFSVNASGHFCGVAEMVGPVDFSKDMEFWQQDKWIGSFPIKWHIIKDVPNTSLRHIILENNENRPVTSSRDTQEVPYLPGLSMLHIFKNSSPGTSLLDDFMFYEERQKIMEEERSRLPRRGYSKPFALASSAQSYRPSDSAYLGGPALSQNQLNGPVNELLHLDEYQSHVAVENGTQNNAEQQNGIAHLPEKFGKLDLTAVQTSKEVAKQSGVFVKEKAVLNGSAKQLYEADGKEPIFLTKNSPITIKKSNELGGPKKAVSPECHPKVDKEDTSPELAHTNDVESVFQIGSITIYPEGGKTNSSLQGPRESYSEDVVTVGSMRIKVNKDGQSSLIEKS, from the exons ATGGCTGGGGGGTTCGCTGTGTCCAGTGACAGATCACCTTATCT CAGTGCTGGCATGGAGATGTACAATGGTTCTGATAGATTAGTCACCGAGACATACATG ATGCCTGGTACTGGATTGAACCCACAGCTTGCATCAACCCCACCTCTTGAAGATATTGATTACATGGGTAATGAAACAGCACCAGAGGTGCTTCTCGACCAGGGCCTATATTATCCCTCTGCTGCCAACTATTATGGGTACTACTGTACAG GATTTGAATCACCTAGTGAACTGGATGACCACCATATGTTTTTTGGGATAGATGGTCAAGATCTCCAGTCG GGTTTGCAAACTGATGGCACACCATATGTATATTACTCTCCTAGCTATGAATATGCACAGTCTCCTTACAATCCTTACAATCCTTACATACCTGGTGCTGTTGGGTATGACAGCCCATTTATAGGAACACAACAATATGCTACAGGCTCCTTATATCAGCAACCCATATCTTCACCTGCGTATTTCCCAGTTGTTGTCCAATCAAATTCAGATATTGCACCAAACAGTTATTCGGGTCATTTGACTTCAAGCAATGGTTCAACAGTTATGAATAGAGTTGATAGTGCTACTTTAAAGCACACCCCTCGTGCATCATCTGCCAGCGCAGATTCTAATTTGCAGAAGTTTGGTTCAGGCTATCCAACATCTTTGCCTTTTGAATCTTCTTCTCACCCACCTCAAAGCCTGTCTAAGCTAGCAGAAGGGTTATTGAGCAACAAGACGCACAGTAAGCAGTCCTCATCTCACGGAGCTATAACATCTGGCAGAAACCATCAGGTTCCACAG GCTGGAAGTTCTGGTTCTATTCAAGCAACACATCGCATCTCAAATGATCGAGCTCCATCTGTTAACGACCCATTCAAAGGTAGCTTGCTTAGTGGTAATGGCATTGGAAGTTTTGGATCCAATTCTCATGTATGGGATGCACCAGACAAGTTTGGTCCTGGAATCCAATTTAATAGTGCTATTACCAATGGGGATAGAAATACAAGGATGTTGTATGATCAAAGTCGGGCTCCAAGGACAAACAGATCCAAAGTTCAGAAGCCTTCAATGATCACAGTCAAAGCATACAGGAACAAAGTCGGTGCTGGTGATGCACACGGTAACATTGTCATTCAGACAGACAAGTATAATAGAGATGATTTTGCTCTTGATTATTCAGAAGCCAAGTTCTTTGTCATCAAGTCAtatagtgaagatgatgtgCATAAAAGCATAAAATATAACGTCTGGTCAAGCACTCCCAATGGAAACAAAAAGCTTGATTCTGCATACAATGAAGCGCAGATGATCTCTGCTGGGAAGCCAAGACATTGCCctgtctttcttttcttttct GTTAATGCAAGCGGACATTTCTGTGGTGTTGCAGAGATGGTTGGTCCGGTTGACTTTTCCAAAGACATGGAATTTTGGCAGCAAGATAAATGGATCGGTAGCTTTCCTATCAAGTGGCACATTATAAAGGATGTGCCAAATACTAGTTTACGGCACATCATACTAGAGAACAATGAAAATAGGCCTGTCACCAGCAGCAGAGACACCCAAGAG GTGCCATATTTACCAGGCTTGAGTATGCTGCacatattcaaaaatagctCTCCGGGGACTTCTTTACTTGATGACTTCATGTTCTATGAAGAACGGCAGAAAATTATGGAGGAAGAAAGGTCAAGGCTACCCCGCAGAGGCTACAGCAAGCCATTTGCATTGGCATCCTCTGCTCAATCCTACAGGCCCAGTGATTCTGCTTACTTAGGTGGGCCAGCATTGTCCCAGAATCAACTTAATGGTCCAGTTAATGAGCTCTTGCATCTGGATGAATATCAATCCCATGTTGCAGTAGAAAATGGAACCCAGAACAATGCAGAACAACAAAATGGCATTGCTCATCTTCCtgaaaaatttggaaaattagACCTCACAGCTGTTCAGACATCGAAAGAGGTTGCAAAACAGTCAGGTGTTTTTGTTAAAGAGAAAGCTGTTCTGAATGGTTCGGCCAAGCAGCTTTACGAAGCGGATGGAAAAGAACCTATTTTCCTGACAAAAAATTCTCCAATAACTATCAAAAAATCTAATGAACTTGGTGGTCCAAAGAAGGCTGTTTCTCCAGAATGTCATCCAAAAGTCGACAAAGAGGACACAAGTCCTGAGTTAGCACATACCAACGATGTGGAATCTGTGTTTCAGATTGGCTCTATCACCATTTATCCCGAGGGAGGTAAAACTAATTCATCTCTTCAAGGGCCAAGAGAGAGCTATTCAGAAGATGTTGTCACTGTAGGCTCAATGCGAATCAAGGTTAACAAGGATGGCCAATCTTCGCTGATTGAAAAATCTTGA
- the LOC120250088 gene encoding short-chain dehydrogenase reductase 3b-like yields the protein MASSDSNSMLRLEGKVAIITGAASGIGEATARLFAAHGATVVIADVQDELGEAVAASIGLHKSSYKHCDVTDEKQVEEIVDYTVGKYGRLDIMHGNAGILGPIEGVMDMDLTQLDKTLAVHVRGTAAAIKHAARAMRASGTRGSIICTASVAARQGNLGPVAYTAAKHAVIGLMRSAVSDLGAHGIRINCISPYGVATPLACSFSGKAPEKVEDDFYKMAVLKGVVLKGGHVAQAALFLASDASEYISGHDLVIDGGVTVVMRE from the exons ATGGCTTCATCTGATAGCAATAGCATGCTAAG GTTGGAGGGCAAGGTGGCGATCATCACTGGAGCGGCGAGTGGGATCGGAGAAGCCACAGCGAGGCTCTTCGCCGCTCATGGCGCAACCGTTGTCATCGCCGACGTACAAGACGAGCTCGGTGAGGCCGTCGCTGCTTCCATCGGCCTTCACAAGTCCAGCTACAAGCACTGTGATGTCACTGACGAGAAGCAG GTGGAGGAAATAGTGGATTACACTGTGGGGAAGTACGGGCGTTTAGACATCATGCATGGCAACGCAGGCATACTCGGACCAATTGAAGGTGTTATGGATATGGACCTGACCCAACTGGACAAAACGCTGGCCGTGCACGTCCGTGGCACTGCAGCAGCGATCAAGCACGCGGCGCGTGCCATGCGAGCGAGCGGCACTCGCGGGTCCATCATCTGCACAGCAAGCGTCGCGGCAAGACAAGGCAATCTCGGACCCGTAGCGTACACTGCGGCGAAGCACGCTGTGATTGGGCTGATGCGCTCGGCCGTGTCAGACCTTGGGGCGCATGGGATTCGAATCAATTGCATCTCACCCTATGGAGTGGCTACTCCGCTGGCGTGCTCGTTCAGTGGGAAGGCGCCTGAGAAGGTTGAAGATGATTTCTATAAGATGGCTGTTCTAAAGGGCGTAGTGTTGAAAGGTGGGCATGTTGCGCAGGCTGCTCTCTTCTTGGCCTCGGATGCATCGGAGTATATTAGTGGCCATGATTTGGTCATTGATGGCGGTGTCACTGTGGTCATGCGTGAGTAG